Proteins encoded within one genomic window of Prauserella marina:
- a CDS encoding CinA family protein, which produces MSGQAREIIAGLIRRGETVATAESLTAGLVCAELTGVAGSSAVVRGGLVVYATDLKASLAGVDSALLAAHGAVHPEVAAQLAVGARARCVADWGLGLTGVAGPDPQDGIAPGTVYVALSGEHVSEVRTLRIQGDRGEVRAASVRAALETLGEQLT; this is translated from the coding sequence GTGAGCGGCCAGGCGAGGGAGATCATCGCGGGCCTGATCCGCAGGGGCGAGACGGTGGCGACGGCGGAATCGCTCACCGCGGGCCTGGTGTGCGCGGAGCTGACCGGCGTCGCCGGGTCCAGCGCAGTGGTCAGGGGCGGGCTCGTCGTGTACGCCACGGATTTGAAGGCCAGCCTCGCCGGGGTCGACTCCGCGTTGCTCGCCGCGCACGGAGCGGTGCACCCCGAGGTCGCCGCTCAGCTCGCCGTGGGGGCGAGAGCGCGTTGCGTGGCCGACTGGGGACTCGGGCTCACCGGAGTCGCCGGTCCGGACCCACAGGATGGAATCGCGCCGGGAACGGTATATGTCGCGCTTTCGGGTGAGCACGTCAGCGAGGTGCGTACGCTGCGCATTCAGGGCGACCGCGGGGAGGTTCGGGCGGCATCGGTGCGGGCAGCGCTGGAAACGCTCGGGGAACAATTGACCTGA
- the pgsA gene encoding CDP-diacylglycerol--glycerol-3-phosphate 3-phosphatidyltransferase, whose amino-acid sequence MSAEAGGTDRETEVPVPSPVRAVPTLNVANVLTLSRFVLVPLFVVALFQGDGTDPVWRYVATAVFAIAALTDRVDGWVARKYSLITDFGKIADPIADKALIGAALVGLSVLGELPWWVTIVIAVRELGVTGLRFWVIRHGVIPASRGGKAKTLAQVVAIGAFLLPLPSGLDPVCWVLMGFALALTVATGVDYLVKALRMRVSARKAGA is encoded by the coding sequence GTGAGTGCGGAGGCGGGCGGCACCGACAGGGAGACCGAGGTGCCCGTTCCCTCACCGGTGCGTGCCGTGCCGACGCTCAACGTGGCGAACGTGCTGACGCTGTCCCGGTTCGTGCTCGTCCCGTTGTTCGTCGTCGCCCTGTTCCAGGGCGACGGTACGGACCCGGTGTGGCGCTATGTCGCGACGGCCGTGTTCGCCATCGCCGCGCTCACCGACCGGGTCGACGGCTGGGTCGCCCGCAAGTACAGCCTGATCACCGATTTCGGCAAGATCGCCGATCCGATCGCGGACAAGGCGCTCATCGGTGCCGCGCTCGTCGGCCTGAGCGTGCTCGGTGAGCTGCCGTGGTGGGTCACCATCGTGATCGCGGTCAGGGAACTCGGGGTGACGGGACTGCGGTTCTGGGTCATCCGGCACGGGGTGATCCCGGCGAGCAGAGGCGGCAAGGCCAAGACCCTCGCGCAGGTGGTGGCCATCGGCGCGTTCCTGCTGCCGCTGCCATCGGGCCTCGACCCGGTCTGCTGGGTGCTGATGGGTTTCGCGCTCGCGCTGACGGTCGCGACCGGCGTCGATTATCTGGTCAAGGCACTGCGGATGCGGGTGAGTGCCCGCAAGGCCGGAGCATGA
- a CDS encoding ribonuclease J — translation MSQLGNGPGPNNTPPPLPDGGLRVVALGGIGEVGRNMTVFEYEGRLLIVDCGVLFPEDAQPGVDLILPDFRAIESRLDEVEAIVLTHGHEDHIGAVPFLLRMRPDLPVYGSRFTLALLAAKCKEHRQRPTLVEVKEGERRGLGAFEVEFFAVNHSIPDALAVAIRTPAGLVLHTGDIKLDQLPLDGRLTDLAGFSRLGDEGVDLLCVDSTNAEVPGFVTPEREIGPVLDDVIATVSQRVIVACFASHVHRVQQVLDAAVKHGKRVAFVGRSMVRNMNIAAELGLLTIPEGLLIDLDEAVNLPETKVLFVSTGSQGEPLSALSRMARGEHRQISIKAGDTVVLASSLIPGNENAVFGVINGLVRLGANVVHQGNAKVHVSGHASAGELLFLYNAIRPSNVMPVHGEWRHLRANAELAVRTGVAEENVVLAEDGVVVDLVDGKATTTGRVEVGYVYVDGLSVGDVGESTLSDRLVLGEGGFIAINVVVDSATGRAVSPPTVSGRGFSDDPKALDAAVALVEMELSRTEAEGITDTHRIAQAVRRVVGRWVAETYRRRPMIVPTVIPV, via the coding sequence GTGAGTCAGCTCGGTAACGGACCAGGACCCAATAACACTCCACCTCCGCTGCCCGATGGCGGCCTCAGGGTCGTCGCCCTCGGGGGCATCGGCGAGGTGGGCCGCAACATGACCGTCTTCGAGTACGAGGGACGGCTGCTCATCGTCGACTGCGGTGTGCTCTTCCCCGAGGACGCACAGCCGGGGGTCGATCTGATCCTGCCGGACTTCCGGGCCATCGAGAGCAGGCTCGACGAGGTCGAGGCCATCGTGCTCACCCACGGGCACGAGGACCACATCGGCGCGGTGCCCTTCCTGCTCAGGATGCGGCCCGACCTTCCGGTCTACGGTTCGCGCTTCACGCTGGCGCTGCTCGCGGCCAAGTGCAAGGAACACCGGCAGCGGCCGACGCTGGTGGAGGTGAAGGAAGGCGAGCGGCGCGGGCTCGGCGCGTTCGAAGTGGAGTTCTTCGCCGTCAACCACTCGATCCCCGACGCGCTCGCCGTGGCCATCAGGACACCGGCGGGGCTCGTGCTGCACACCGGTGACATCAAGCTCGACCAGTTGCCGCTCGACGGGCGGCTCACCGACCTGGCCGGGTTCTCCCGGCTCGGCGACGAGGGCGTCGACCTGCTGTGTGTCGACTCCACCAACGCCGAGGTGCCCGGATTCGTCACCCCGGAACGCGAGATCGGGCCCGTGCTCGACGACGTGATCGCGACCGTGAGCCAGCGCGTCATCGTCGCCTGCTTCGCCAGCCACGTCCACCGGGTGCAACAGGTGCTCGACGCCGCGGTGAAGCACGGCAAGCGGGTCGCCTTCGTCGGCAGGTCGATGGTCCGCAACATGAACATCGCCGCCGAACTGGGCCTGCTCACCATCCCCGAAGGGCTGCTGATCGACCTCGACGAGGCGGTCAACCTCCCGGAGACGAAGGTGCTGTTCGTGTCGACCGGTTCGCAGGGCGAGCCGTTGTCGGCACTGTCGCGGATGGCGCGTGGCGAGCACCGGCAGATCTCGATCAAGGCAGGCGACACCGTCGTGCTCGCCAGCTCGCTCATCCCCGGCAACGAGAATGCCGTGTTCGGGGTCATCAACGGGCTCGTGCGGCTCGGTGCCAACGTCGTCCACCAGGGCAACGCGAAGGTGCACGTGTCGGGGCACGCCTCAGCGGGTGAACTGTTGTTCCTCTACAACGCGATCCGGCCGAGTAACGTCATGCCGGTCCACGGCGAGTGGCGCCATCTGCGGGCCAACGCCGAGCTCGCGGTGCGCACCGGTGTCGCGGAAGAGAACGTGGTGCTCGCCGAGGACGGCGTCGTCGTCGACCTCGTCGACGGCAAGGCGACGACCACGGGAAGGGTCGAGGTCGGCTACGTCTACGTCGACGGGCTTTCCGTCGGCGACGTCGGCGAATCGACTCTGTCCGACCGGCTGGTTCTCGGCGAGGGCGGCTTCATCGCCATCAACGTCGTCGTCGACTCCGCGACGGGAAGGGCGGTCAGCCCGCCGACCGTGTCCGGCAGAGGATTCTCCGACGACCCCAAGGCACTCGACGCCGCGGTGGCGCTCGTGGAGATGGAGCTGTCGCGCACGGAGGCCGAGGGAATCACCGACACGCACCGGATCGCGCAGGCGGTGCGCAGGGTGGTCGGCCGCTGGGTCGCCGAGACCTACCGGCGCAGGCCGATGATCGTGCCGACGGTCATTCCCGTTTAG
- a CDS encoding EamA family transporter — MAAVSVSFSPPVVHRGRGIALILLASVFFGSSGVLGKPAMIAGLSPEQVAAARIGLAALVLVAGVALVRPGLLRVRREQWKVLAGYGLLGVAGVQLCYFVAAARIPIGVAILLEFTSPVLVALWVRFVRKVRLPWLMWVGIALALAGLAMVARVDEGLRLDAIGLLAGVGAALCSAAYFLLGEHGVGSLHPLTMVTWGMLVGAVAVCVVAPPWTWPAELLTVPAEFGPWRPPVWTLLAAVALFATVFAYLAGINALRHLPAPVASVLALCEPLIATAAAWLLLNEALSPVQIAGAVVLLGGALVVQLTAPGKQQSTAGEPLPQPD, encoded by the coding sequence GTGGCGGCCGTGAGCGTGTCCTTCTCGCCGCCGGTCGTGCACCGAGGCAGGGGCATCGCGCTGATCCTGCTGGCCTCGGTGTTCTTCGGCAGTTCGGGTGTGCTCGGCAAACCGGCGATGATCGCGGGCCTGTCCCCCGAGCAGGTCGCCGCGGCAAGGATCGGGCTCGCCGCGCTGGTGCTGGTGGCCGGGGTCGCGCTGGTCAGGCCCGGCCTGCTGCGCGTGCGGCGCGAGCAGTGGAAAGTGCTCGCCGGTTACGGCCTGCTCGGCGTCGCCGGGGTTCAGCTCTGCTATTTCGTCGCGGCGGCGAGAATCCCGATCGGGGTCGCGATCCTGCTCGAATTCACCTCGCCGGTGCTGGTGGCGCTGTGGGTGCGGTTCGTGCGCAAGGTGCGGTTGCCGTGGCTGATGTGGGTCGGCATCGCGCTCGCGCTCGCCGGGCTGGCCATGGTCGCCAGGGTCGACGAGGGCCTGCGGCTCGACGCGATCGGCCTGCTCGCCGGAGTCGGCGCCGCCCTGTGCTCCGCCGCGTACTTCCTGCTCGGCGAGCACGGCGTCGGTTCGCTGCATCCGCTGACCATGGTCACCTGGGGCATGCTCGTCGGCGCCGTCGCCGTGTGTGTCGTCGCCCCGCCGTGGACGTGGCCGGCGGAGTTGCTGACCGTGCCTGCCGAGTTCGGGCCGTGGCGGCCTCCCGTGTGGACGCTGCTGGCCGCCGTCGCGCTGTTCGCCACGGTCTTCGCCTACCTCGCCGGTATCAACGCGCTCCGGCACCTGCCGGCGCCGGTGGCCAGCGTGCTGGCGCTGTGCGAGCCGCTGATCGCCACGGCGGCGGCGTGGCTGCTGCTGAACGAGGCACTGAGCCCGGTACAGATCGCCGGTGCCGTCGTGTTGCTCGGCGGCGCGCTCGTCGTGCAGCTCACCGCTCCCGGCAAGCAGCAGAGCACCGCGGGCGAACCGCTCCCCCAGCCGGACTAG
- a CDS encoding FtsK/SpoIIIE family DNA translocase yields the protein MASGSATQGKGAARGGKGPARSAGRPRPGARGSSGSSGGPSARSARPARSAARKPPPRKPPARRSSGGAFAKTVRGGWNLIAKGVGGLARTVGRTRELEPEHRRDGLALGLIALALVTAVGVLWKAAGPIGLGVTVGTRSFFGAGAVALPLAMLVAAFGLMRSEPRPQNRPRIAVGTILVTFAILGLLHLFSGRPQVHDRQMYAGGWLGWFSGDLLARGVTIWVAVPLLLLILGFGILVFTGTSVRDIPRRLREWGADPEELRAAEEERASRDRVAEEVTEADPASARLRKPSRRRQASSAEAEGQGDPQLDLGLDSAPKAEKVPAKPAAAEVPERKQRKQEPALSVTRTVEGDYTLPSPELLTLGDAPKSRSKANDAMIEAITGVLEQFNVDAQVTGFTRGPTVTRYEVELGPGVKVEKITALTKNIAYAAATDNVRLLAPIPGKSAVGIEVPNSDREMVRLGDVLRSAKAAKDTHPMVIGLGKDIEGHFVTANLTKMPHLLVAGSTGSGKSSFVNSMLVSLLARSTPDECRMILIDPKMVELTPYEGIPHLITPIITQPKKAAAALAWLVEEMEQRYQDMQANRVRHIDDFNKKVRSGEITAPPGSEREYRPYPYIMAIVDELADLMMTAPRDVEDAIVRITQKARAAGIHLVLATQRPSVDVVTGLIKTNVPSRLAFATSSLTDSRVILDQPGAEKLIGMGDALYLPMGAGKPVRIQGAFVSDEEIASIVDFAKEQAEPDYTDGVTAAKAAEQKEIDPDIGDDLDVLLQATELVVSSQFGSTSMLQRKLRVGFAKAGRLMDLLESRGVVGPSEGSKARDVLVKPEDLPGTLALIRGGPAPDDEPDDD from the coding sequence ATGGCGAGCGGCTCGGCGACACAGGGAAAGGGCGCGGCGCGCGGCGGCAAGGGGCCCGCGAGAAGCGCGGGAAGACCTCGCCCCGGCGCGCGCGGCTCATCGGGATCCTCCGGTGGGCCCTCGGCCCGTTCCGCACGGCCCGCGCGGTCGGCCGCACGGAAGCCGCCGCCCCGCAAACCACCGGCACGCCGCTCGTCGGGTGGCGCGTTCGCCAAGACGGTCCGTGGTGGCTGGAACCTGATCGCCAAAGGCGTCGGCGGTCTTGCCCGCACGGTGGGCCGCACCAGGGAACTGGAACCGGAGCACCGCAGGGACGGGCTCGCGCTGGGGCTGATCGCGCTCGCGCTCGTCACGGCCGTCGGGGTGCTCTGGAAGGCGGCCGGGCCCATCGGGCTCGGTGTCACCGTCGGCACCCGCAGCTTTTTCGGAGCGGGCGCGGTCGCGCTGCCACTGGCGATGCTGGTCGCGGCCTTCGGGCTGATGCGCTCGGAGCCGCGACCGCAGAACCGGCCCAGGATCGCCGTCGGCACGATACTGGTGACTTTCGCGATCCTCGGCCTGTTGCACCTGTTCAGCGGACGGCCGCAGGTGCACGACCGGCAGATGTACGCGGGCGGCTGGCTCGGCTGGTTCTCCGGCGACCTGCTCGCGCGCGGCGTCACCATCTGGGTCGCGGTGCCGCTGCTGCTGCTCATTCTCGGATTCGGGATCCTGGTGTTCACCGGTACCTCGGTGCGCGACATTCCCCGCAGGCTGCGCGAATGGGGCGCCGATCCGGAGGAACTGCGCGCCGCCGAGGAGGAGCGCGCGAGCAGGGACCGGGTGGCCGAGGAGGTCACCGAGGCCGACCCCGCTTCGGCGCGGCTGCGCAAACCCTCCCGGCGAAGGCAGGCCAGCTCGGCCGAAGCCGAAGGTCAGGGGGATCCGCAACTGGACCTCGGACTCGATTCCGCGCCGAAGGCCGAGAAGGTGCCCGCGAAACCCGCCGCGGCCGAGGTGCCCGAACGCAAGCAGCGCAAGCAGGAACCCGCGTTGTCGGTGACCCGCACGGTCGAGGGCGACTACACGTTGCCGTCGCCGGAACTGCTGACGCTCGGCGACGCGCCGAAGTCCCGCAGCAAGGCCAACGACGCCATGATCGAGGCGATCACCGGTGTCCTCGAACAGTTCAATGTGGACGCTCAGGTCACCGGGTTCACCCGTGGCCCGACGGTGACCCGCTACGAGGTCGAGCTCGGGCCCGGCGTCAAGGTCGAGAAGATCACCGCGCTCACCAAGAACATCGCCTACGCCGCGGCCACCGACAACGTGCGGTTGCTGGCTCCCATCCCCGGCAAGTCGGCCGTCGGCATCGAGGTGCCCAACTCGGACCGCGAGATGGTGCGGCTCGGCGACGTACTGCGCTCGGCGAAGGCGGCCAAGGACACGCACCCGATGGTCATCGGGCTCGGCAAGGACATCGAAGGCCATTTCGTCACCGCGAACCTGACCAAGATGCCGCACCTGCTCGTCGCGGGCTCGACCGGATCGGGTAAGTCGAGCTTCGTCAACTCGATGCTGGTTTCGCTGCTTGCGCGTTCGACACCCGACGAGTGCAGGATGATCCTCATCGACCCGAAGATGGTCGAACTGACGCCCTACGAGGGCATCCCGCACCTGATCACGCCCATCATCACCCAGCCGAAGAAGGCCGCGGCGGCGCTGGCCTGGCTCGTGGAGGAGATGGAGCAGCGCTACCAGGACATGCAGGCCAACCGGGTCCGGCACATCGACGACTTCAACAAGAAGGTGCGCTCGGGGGAGATCACCGCGCCGCCAGGCAGCGAGCGGGAGTACCGGCCCTACCCCTACATCATGGCTATCGTCGACGAGCTGGCCGATCTGATGATGACCGCGCCCCGTGACGTCGAGGACGCCATCGTGCGGATCACGCAGAAGGCTCGTGCCGCCGGAATCCATCTCGTGCTGGCCACCCAGCGGCCCTCCGTCGACGTGGTCACCGGCCTGATCAAGACCAACGTGCCCTCGCGGCTCGCCTTCGCCACGTCCTCGCTCACCGACTCCAGGGTCATCCTCGACCAGCCGGGCGCCGAGAAGCTCATCGGCATGGGCGACGCGCTGTACCTGCCGATGGGCGCGGGCAAGCCGGTGCGCATCCAGGGCGCGTTCGTCAGCGACGAGGAGATCGCCTCGATCGTCGACTTCGCCAAGGAACAGGCCGAACCGGACTACACCGACGGGGTCACGGCGGCCAAGGCCGCCGAGCAGAAGGAGATCGACCCCGACATCGGTGACGACCTCGACGTGCTGCTCCAGGCCACCGAACTGGTCGTCAGCTCACAGTTCGGGTCGACGTCGATGCTTCAGCGCAAGCTGCGAGTCGGGTTCGCGAAGGCCGGCAGGCTGATGGACCTGCTGGAGTCCAGGGGAGTCGTCGGTCCTTCCGAGGGCTCGAAGGCCCGTGACGTGCTCGTCAAACCGGAGGATCTGCCGGGCACGCTCGCGCTCATCAGGGGCGGGCCCGCGCCCGACGACGAGCCGGACGACGACTGA
- a CDS encoding helix-turn-helix domain-containing protein, with amino-acid sequence MTVLLREAIGDRLRHARTTKRRTLRDISRAAKVSLGYLSEVERGQKEASSELLASICDALDLPLGELLHNVAADVSALSEMERASVEHQAEHAQADRTEGRAGASDGEFEGGRLVSGVSGNDLADLRLSPALRTTISAPKSKAVLAA; translated from the coding sequence ATGACCGTGCTGTTGCGCGAGGCGATCGGTGATCGGCTCAGGCATGCCCGCACCACCAAGCGTCGGACGCTGCGCGACATTTCCCGCGCCGCCAAAGTCAGCCTTGGATACCTCTCCGAGGTCGAGCGAGGCCAGAAGGAGGCTTCGAGCGAGCTGCTCGCCTCGATCTGCGACGCGCTCGACCTGCCTCTCGGTGAGTTGCTGCACAACGTGGCCGCCGACGTCTCGGCCCTGAGCGAGATGGAGCGCGCCTCGGTCGAGCACCAGGCGGAGCACGCACAGGCCGACCGTACCGAGGGCAGGGCCGGTGCTTCGGACGGCGAGTTCGAAGGCGGAAGGCTCGTGTCGGGTGTCAGCGGAAACGACCTGGCGGACCTGCGGCTGTCGCCCGCGCTGCGCACCACCATCAGCGCGCCGAAGTCGAAGGCCGTCCTCGCCGCGTAA
- the dapA gene encoding 4-hydroxy-tetrahydrodipicolinate synthase → MSIAPPTPPTAAPGRPFGRVLTAMITPFDSDGAVDLKRAQELAVHLLELGNDGLVLNGTTGESPTTSDAEKADLIRAVTEAVGDRAAIVAGAGTYDTAHSVELARQAEKAGAHGLLVVTPYYSRPTQAGLYAHFTTVAEATALPVMLYDIPPRSIVPIEVDTLRRLAEHPRIVAVKDAKGDLLAGSEVIANTHLAYYSGDDALNLPWLSVGAAGVVSVIGHVVAGRIRAMIEAYEDGDTSTARTNHRGMLAVYRAFSRVGGVVFAKTALGLRGMAVGGPRLPIVPASDDQVQAIAADLTQAGVPLEEHPTSDWAGSRVAQADSAAAYVAPTTHTSVGTIHR, encoded by the coding sequence ATGTCGATTGCACCGCCCACCCCGCCGACGGCTGCACCGGGCAGACCGTTCGGCCGCGTGCTCACCGCCATGATCACTCCGTTCGACTCCGACGGAGCCGTGGACCTCAAGCGGGCCCAGGAGCTCGCCGTGCACCTGCTGGAGCTGGGCAACGACGGGCTCGTTCTCAACGGAACGACAGGGGAGAGCCCCACGACGAGCGACGCCGAGAAGGCCGACCTGATCAGGGCGGTCACCGAGGCGGTGGGCGACCGCGCCGCCATCGTCGCGGGCGCCGGCACCTACGACACCGCGCACAGCGTGGAGCTGGCGAGGCAGGCGGAGAAGGCGGGCGCGCACGGCCTGCTCGTCGTCACCCCGTACTACTCGCGGCCAACCCAGGCGGGGCTCTACGCGCACTTCACGACCGTCGCCGAGGCCACGGCGCTGCCGGTGATGCTCTACGACATTCCGCCGCGCTCCATCGTGCCCATCGAGGTCGACACGCTGCGCAGGCTCGCTGAGCACCCCCGGATCGTGGCCGTCAAGGACGCCAAGGGCGACCTGCTGGCAGGCAGCGAGGTCATTGCCAACACCCACCTCGCCTACTATTCGGGCGACGACGCGCTGAACCTGCCGTGGTTGTCGGTCGGCGCGGCCGGAGTGGTCAGCGTGATCGGGCACGTCGTCGCGGGGCGCATCCGCGCGATGATCGAGGCATACGAAGACGGCGACACCTCCACCGCGCGTACCAACCATCGCGGCATGCTGGCCGTCTACCGCGCCTTCTCCAGGGTCGGCGGGGTCGTCTTCGCCAAGACGGCGCTCGGCCTGCGTGGCATGGCCGTCGGCGGGCCGAGGCTGCCGATCGTGCCGGCGAGCGACGACCAGGTCCAGGCCATCGCGGCCGATCTGACCCAGGCCGGGGTGCCGCTCGAAGAGCACCCGACAAGCGACTGGGCGGGCTCAAGGGTGGCGCAAGCCGACTCGGCCGCCGCCTACGTCGCACCGACAACACACACCAGCGTTGGGACGATTCATCGGTGA
- a CDS encoding lysophospholipid acyltransferase family protein, translating to MLAIDRGVVGLAGKLRVSGTVPRSLRGKPLIMAANHIGVFDAFVLMAACRRIGIAPRFLLAGGILDAPVIGPALKASGHLRIDRGSSSAIGQFAQAVEALRESRAPIIVYPEGRISHDPGLWPERGKTGAARLALASGVPVVPISQWGAHEAVYWGTETVDGIADLLPLAKSGLTSPLRRPVFKVHFGDPVDLTAFSASTPGHAVKAHAAIMRAITEGLVPLRAAEPDRPRFHDPTRPTDTVSPWRP from the coding sequence ATGCTCGCCATCGACAGGGGTGTCGTCGGTCTCGCGGGAAAACTCAGAGTGTCGGGAACGGTGCCGCGCTCACTGCGCGGCAAGCCACTGATCATGGCGGCCAACCACATCGGCGTCTTCGACGCGTTCGTGCTGATGGCCGCGTGCAGGCGCATCGGGATCGCACCGAGGTTCCTGCTCGCGGGAGGGATTCTCGACGCGCCGGTCATCGGCCCGGCCCTCAAGGCCAGCGGTCACCTGCGGATCGATCGCGGATCGAGCTCGGCGATCGGCCAGTTCGCGCAGGCCGTCGAGGCTCTGCGCGAGTCGCGCGCGCCCATCATCGTCTACCCGGAGGGCCGGATCAGCCACGATCCGGGGCTGTGGCCTGAACGCGGCAAGACGGGCGCGGCCAGACTCGCGCTGGCCTCCGGTGTTCCCGTGGTGCCGATCAGTCAGTGGGGTGCCCACGAGGCGGTGTACTGGGGCACGGAGACCGTCGACGGCATCGCCGACCTGCTGCCGCTCGCGAAGTCGGGCCTGACCTCGCCGCTGCGCCGTCCCGTGTTCAAGGTCCACTTCGGCGACCCGGTCGACCTCACGGCCTTTTCCGCTTCGACACCGGGGCACGCCGTCAAGGCGCACGCCGCGATCATGCGCGCCATCACCGAGGGACTGGTGCCGTTGCGGGCGGCCGAGCCGGACCGCCCTCGTTTCCACGACCCGACCCGGCCGACCGACACCGTCAGCCCGTGGCGGCCGTGA
- a CDS encoding amino-acid N-acetyltransferase: MESPLIRRARIADVRKIKALVDSNAGKVLLEKNLVTLYEDMQEFWVAEAGGEIVGCGALHVLWEDLAEIRTVAVEHAVRGRGVGHLLVKTLVELAKELGLPRIFVLTFETEFFGRHGFREIEGTPVPSEVYEEMRRSADPGVAEFLDLPFVKPNTLGNTRMLLEL, from the coding sequence GTGGAGTCACCGCTCATCCGCCGCGCTCGTATCGCGGACGTTCGCAAGATCAAAGCACTGGTCGACTCCAACGCGGGCAAGGTTCTGCTTGAGAAAAACCTCGTGACGCTCTACGAGGACATGCAGGAGTTCTGGGTCGCGGAAGCCGGCGGCGAGATCGTCGGTTGCGGCGCGCTGCACGTGCTGTGGGAGGACCTGGCCGAGATCCGCACGGTCGCCGTCGAGCACGCCGTCAGGGGGAGGGGCGTCGGGCACCTGCTGGTCAAGACCCTGGTCGAGCTGGCGAAGGAGCTGGGGTTGCCGCGGATCTTCGTGCTCACCTTCGAAACCGAGTTCTTCGGAAGGCACGGCTTCCGCGAGATCGAGGGAACCCCGGTGCCGAGCGAGGTCTACGAGGAGATGCGCCGCTCAGCCGACCCTGGCGTCGCCGAATTCCTCGACCTGCCGTTCGTCAAACCCAACACGCTCGGCAACACCCGGATGCTGCTGGAGCTCTGA
- the rimO gene encoding 30S ribosomal protein S12 methylthiotransferase RimO, giving the protein MAAAESSPGRRVSLLTLGCARNEVDSEELAGRLAAGGWELTDDAEGSDVVVVNTCGFVESAKKDSVDTLLAASDTGAKVVAVGCMAERYGNELADSLPEADAVLGFDHYPQLAERLDDIAAGKAIAAHTPADRRTLLPISPVQRPAAAEHVTVPGHAGWGPRVLRARLDDAPFAALKIASGCDRRCSFCAIPSFRGSFVSRHPDEIVAEAQWLATQGVRELFLVSENSTSYGKDLGRELGGTRALEALLPRLAGIDGVDRVRVSYLQPAETRPDLVRAIATTEGVADYFDLSFQHSSEAVLRRMRRFGSTDSFLALVGQIREYAPEAGIRTNVIVGFPGETEADLAELERFLTGARLDAVGVFGYSDEDGTEAESYEGKLDEATIAERVARISALVEELTTQRAEDRIGKFVDVLVESITESETVDGDTEVIGRAAHQAPEVDGECVVLGAGSAKVGELIRCVVVDSAGVDLVVRPAEPVADPAP; this is encoded by the coding sequence GTGGCTGCCGCTGAATCCTCACCAGGCCGAAGAGTGTCCTTGTTGACCCTCGGCTGCGCACGCAACGAGGTCGACTCCGAGGAACTCGCTGGCAGGCTCGCCGCGGGTGGCTGGGAACTGACCGACGACGCCGAGGGCAGCGACGTCGTCGTGGTCAATACGTGCGGGTTCGTGGAGTCGGCGAAGAAGGACTCCGTCGACACCCTGCTCGCCGCGTCCGACACCGGCGCGAAGGTCGTCGCGGTCGGGTGCATGGCCGAGCGCTACGGCAACGAACTCGCCGACAGCCTCCCCGAGGCCGACGCCGTGCTCGGCTTCGATCACTATCCCCAGCTCGCCGAACGGCTCGACGACATCGCGGCAGGCAAGGCCATCGCCGCGCACACGCCTGCCGACCGGCGCACCCTGCTGCCGATCTCGCCGGTACAGCGGCCCGCCGCCGCCGAGCACGTCACCGTGCCGGGCCACGCGGGCTGGGGGCCCCGGGTGCTCAGGGCCAGGCTCGACGACGCCCCGTTCGCCGCGCTCAAGATCGCCTCCGGCTGCGACCGCAGGTGCTCGTTCTGCGCGATCCCATCTTTCCGGGGCTCGTTCGTGTCCCGGCATCCCGACGAGATCGTCGCCGAGGCACAGTGGCTGGCCACGCAGGGCGTGCGCGAGCTGTTCCTGGTGAGCGAGAACTCGACCTCCTACGGCAAGGACCTCGGCAGGGAACTCGGCGGAACGAGGGCGCTGGAGGCGTTGCTGCCGAGGCTCGCGGGCATCGACGGCGTCGACCGGGTGCGCGTGTCCTACCTGCAGCCCGCGGAGACCCGCCCTGACCTGGTCAGGGCGATCGCGACGACCGAAGGCGTCGCCGACTACTTCGACCTGTCCTTCCAGCATTCCAGCGAGGCCGTGCTGCGCAGGATGCGCAGGTTCGGCTCGACGGATTCGTTCCTCGCGCTGGTCGGCCAGATCCGGGAGTACGCGCCGGAGGCCGGTATCCGCACCAACGTCATCGTCGGCTTCCCCGGCGAGACCGAGGCCGACCTCGCCGAGCTGGAGCGGTTCCTGACCGGTGCAAGGCTCGACGCGGTGGGTGTGTTCGGATACTCCGACGAGGACGGCACCGAGGCTGAAAGCTACGAAGGCAAGCTGGACGAGGCCACGATCGCCGAACGGGTCGCCAGGATCTCCGCGCTCGTGGAGGAACTCACCACGCAGCGCGCGGAGGACCGGATCGGCAAGTTCGTCGACGTGCTCGTGGAGAGCATCACCGAGTCCGAAACGGTCGACGGCGACACCGAGGTGATCGGCAGGGCTGCGCACCAGGCCCCCGAGGTCGACGGCGAGTGTGTCGTGCTCGGCGCGGGCAGCGCGAAGGTCGGCGAGCTGATCCGCTGTGTCGTCGTCGACAGCGCGGGCGTCGACCTCGTGGTGCGGCCCGCCGAGCCGGTAGCGGACCCCGCGCCGTGA